A part of Acidimicrobiia bacterium genomic DNA contains:
- a CDS encoding thioredoxin domain-containing protein produces MPNRLGDQTSPYLLQHADNPVDWYPWGDDAFEAARQSNRPVLLSVGYSACHWCHVMAHESFEDPDTAAIMNKLFVNIKVDREERPDVDAIYMNAVQALTGRGGWPMTVWMTPDAKPFYAGTYFPNDDRHGMASFKRVMAAVSDAWDNRQGQVAEQADQLAATIDRHIPAAEDFPTIEDIRHAYEALANEFDPVNGGLGGAPKFPQEPTIELLLRVANEPWATDAKQMAFTTLSKMAAGGIYDHVGGGFARYAVDATWTIPHFEKMLYNNAQLARLYVRAWQLGGPDSFRSVAIDTIDYVLRDLTHPEGGFFSAEDADSEGEEGKFYVFTADEFADIVGDDAGIAGQYFGVSARGNFEGSNHLTAAMPAKLVAERFSITEPEVLNAVERARTVLGAERLTRVRPGLDDKVVVAWNGLMLRTLAEAGAILDDERYLEAARANARFVLNNLIVDGQLMRSWGKGKTSVPGYLDDYAGYALGLFSLYMATGEVEWYQPAADLTDQIGDRFGDGGGSLFQTDRQAEQLITRPKDQMDNPLPSGTSMAVEALTWLSLYTGEPGYDAQARQAVKDAGKLLESYPSAVGYLAAVTHSILTGYKEVAIVGPGADELAKEVWSAFRPNLILAVDRAGSDGRTVPLLADRKHPGTAAFVCERFVCQLPVTFPSSLRDQL; encoded by the coding sequence CCCAACCGCCTCGGCGATCAGACCTCGCCCTATCTTCTCCAGCATGCCGACAACCCGGTTGACTGGTACCCATGGGGTGACGACGCCTTCGAGGCCGCCCGCCAATCGAACCGGCCGGTTCTGCTCTCTGTCGGGTATTCGGCATGCCACTGGTGTCATGTCATGGCCCATGAATCGTTCGAGGATCCCGATACGGCGGCCATCATGAACAAGCTGTTCGTGAACATCAAGGTCGATCGGGAAGAGCGCCCCGATGTGGACGCCATCTACATGAATGCCGTGCAAGCCCTCACCGGTCGGGGTGGTTGGCCGATGACCGTTTGGATGACCCCGGACGCCAAACCTTTCTATGCCGGAACGTATTTCCCCAACGACGACCGGCACGGCATGGCCTCGTTCAAACGAGTCATGGCCGCGGTATCGGACGCCTGGGACAACCGCCAGGGACAGGTCGCCGAACAAGCCGATCAGTTGGCCGCCACCATCGACAGGCACATTCCCGCCGCCGAAGACTTCCCAACTATCGAAGACATACGACACGCCTATGAGGCCCTCGCCAACGAGTTCGACCCCGTGAACGGTGGGCTCGGCGGGGCACCCAAGTTTCCCCAGGAACCCACCATCGAACTGCTCCTGCGGGTTGCCAACGAACCGTGGGCGACCGATGCGAAGCAGATGGCATTCACGACGCTCTCCAAAATGGCGGCCGGGGGTATCTACGACCACGTCGGCGGCGGATTTGCCCGGTATGCGGTGGATGCGACATGGACCATCCCCCACTTCGAGAAGATGCTCTACAACAACGCCCAACTGGCTCGTTTGTACGTTCGCGCCTGGCAACTGGGAGGTCCTGACTCATTCCGGAGCGTCGCGATCGACACCATCGACTACGTGCTCCGGGATCTCACCCACCCCGAGGGCGGGTTCTTCTCGGCCGAAGACGCCGACTCAGAAGGCGAGGAAGGCAAGTTTTACGTCTTCACCGCCGACGAATTCGCCGACATCGTCGGCGACGACGCCGGCATTGCCGGTCAGTACTTTGGAGTCAGTGCGCGGGGGAACTTCGAAGGGTCCAACCATCTGACGGCAGCCATGCCGGCCAAACTCGTCGCGGAACGATTCTCGATCACCGAGCCTGAGGTGCTCAACGCCGTCGAGCGTGCTCGGACCGTGCTCGGGGCGGAACGCTTGACCAGGGTTCGACCCGGCCTTGACGACAAGGTTGTGGTGGCCTGGAACGGGCTTATGCTCCGGACCCTCGCCGAGGCCGGCGCCATTCTCGACGATGAGCGATATCTAGAAGCCGCCAGGGCCAACGCACGATTTGTCCTCAACAATCTCATCGTCGACGGTCAGCTGATGCGCTCCTGGGGGAAGGGCAAAACGTCAGTGCCCGGCTATCTCGATGACTACGCCGGATATGCCCTTGGCCTGTTCAGCCTCTACATGGCCACCGGCGAAGTCGAGTGGTATCAACCGGCAGCCGACCTCACCGACCAGATCGGCGACCGATTCGGCGATGGGGGCGGCTCGCTCTTCCAAACCGATAGACAGGCTGAACAGCTCATCACCCGCCCCAAGGACCAGATGGACAATCCACTGCCTAGTGGCACAAGTATGGCGGTGGAAGCGTTGACGTGGCTGTCGCTGTACACCGGCGAGCCAGGCTACGACGCGCAGGCCCGACAGGCCGTCAAAGATGCGGGAAAACTCCTTGAGTCGTATCCGTCAGCGGTCGGCTACCTGGCCGCGGTAACCCACTCGATCCTGACCGGCTACAAGGAAGTCGCCATCGTCGGACCGGGCGCCGACGAACTGGCCAAAGAAGTTTGGTCGGCATTTCGACCCAACTTGATCCTGGCTGTCGACCGGGCAGGGAGCGACGGACGAACCGTCCCACTCCTGGCCGACCGCAAACACCCCGGCACCGCCGCCTTCGTCTGTGAAC